Proteins from one Pontibacter korlensis genomic window:
- a CDS encoding spore germination protein GerW family protein, which yields MDKNTSSVGAAEPRFVERLAEKLGTASKSSTIYGEPVERDGVTVIPVSKAAYGFGGGEGTGTEKNGAGYGGGGGMALTPVGYIEIKEGNTRFRTIRDPQTVVKIVAIGSLALLMTTKSIVSIFKNKKIVKLLKK from the coding sequence ATGGACAAAAATACCAGTTCGGTTGGCGCTGCTGAACCCCGCTTTGTGGAACGGCTGGCTGAAAAATTAGGCACAGCTTCTAAAAGCTCTACCATATATGGTGAGCCGGTAGAACGGGATGGCGTTACGGTGATTCCTGTTTCAAAAGCTGCTTATGGATTTGGTGGCGGTGAAGGTACCGGCACAGAGAAAAACGGAGCAGGTTATGGTGGCGGCGGCGGCATGGCATTAACGCCGGTAGGCTATATCGAAATCAAAGAGGGAAATACCCGGTTCCGCACCATCCGCGACCCGCAAACGGTGGTAAAAATAGTGGCCATCGGAAGCCTGGCGCTCCTGATGACCACCAAGAGCATTGTAAGCATATTCAAAAACAAGAAGATTGTAAAACTACTGAAGAAGTAA
- a CDS encoding tetratricopeptide repeat protein, with protein sequence MVRKLYLILLCTLVMSTSTALYAQGAKDELAAYVQRLKESSAKGGSETAFMSVGSDFLYAQEYFEAGNYSSAEYSFANIVRSHKDHAFANYQLAISLIKQNNPEKAKLAQEYLEHAFALNPSLKARFAIDVPARKEVGASAPATPVEAKVPANSTPKETAPVTKDLEDYIERLKHSYATGGQETQIFSAGQEAILGIQYYEKGEFRSAETSFGLSLARDAESPYANYLMAVSLAAQGKEVEAKPFLQKATAADNTLVQRYAGDVASGKAKWNELQAAKQIKTTPVAKVTYGGALVYGDYVCTETFWNGPNANPLYRYEDRGYFALKKDGTYRWLDNGGTGKYSYNSKTGAITWLSGPLKDKAPKASNYQPGTTVAQVTVDFEGYSWECGCNK encoded by the coding sequence ATGGTCCGTAAACTATACCTGATTCTGCTTTGCACCTTGGTAATGAGTACCTCCACAGCACTATATGCACAGGGAGCAAAAGATGAACTTGCAGCATATGTCCAACGACTGAAGGAGTCTTCGGCTAAAGGAGGAAGCGAAACCGCTTTCATGTCAGTGGGATCAGATTTTTTGTACGCTCAGGAATATTTTGAAGCAGGTAATTATTCTTCAGCCGAGTACAGCTTCGCTAACATTGTGCGGTCGCACAAAGACCATGCGTTTGCCAACTACCAACTAGCCATTTCACTTATCAAACAGAATAACCCCGAAAAGGCAAAGCTGGCACAGGAGTACCTAGAACATGCTTTTGCACTGAATCCTTCGCTTAAAGCCCGGTTCGCCATAGATGTTCCAGCCCGGAAAGAAGTCGGGGCGTCTGCACCAGCCACGCCTGTTGAAGCCAAAGTGCCAGCTAATAGCACTCCGAAAGAAACAGCACCTGTCACAAAAGACCTGGAAGATTATATAGAGCGACTAAAGCATTCTTATGCCACAGGTGGCCAGGAAACTCAGATATTTTCTGCAGGCCAGGAAGCCATTTTGGGTATACAGTATTATGAAAAAGGTGAGTTCAGAAGTGCCGAAACAAGCTTCGGCCTTTCGTTGGCCAGAGATGCAGAAAGCCCTTATGCCAACTACCTGATGGCTGTGTCGCTGGCTGCTCAGGGTAAAGAGGTTGAGGCAAAACCCTTCCTCCAGAAAGCTACCGCCGCCGATAATACACTTGTGCAGCGCTATGCCGGAGATGTGGCCTCGGGTAAAGCTAAATGGAATGAACTGCAGGCTGCTAAGCAGATAAAGACAACACCAGTAGCAAAAGTAACTTATGGTGGTGCCCTGGTTTACGGGGATTATGTCTGCACCGAAACGTTTTGGAACGGGCCTAATGCAAACCCACTTTATCGGTATGAGGATAGAGGCTACTTTGCGCTGAAAAAGGATGGCACCTATCGATGGCTGGATAATGGAGGTACAGGCAAGTATAGCTATAATTCTAAAACTGGTGCAATCACATGGCTTTCCGGCCCCTTGAAGGATAAAGCTCCTAAAGCTTCTAACTACCAGCCGGGGACAACTGTAGCCCAGGTAACGGTAGATTTTGAGGGCTATAGCTGGGAGTGTGGCTGCAACAAATAG
- a CDS encoding transposase — MCTREEYFALLTDSLDFCRKNKGMEIYTWCIMSSHVHLIFRAKDNNPNILLKELKTYTSKQKHPPIPFKRGLSIAEHKQESRKEWMLWLMERAGLKNSNVKHRQFWQQHNQPIELWSAAVIDQKINYIHNNPVEAGFVSEPHHWKYSSAIDFRGGKGVLEIEVAV, encoded by the coding sequence GTGTGCACACGGGAGGAGTACTTTGCCCTACTGACCGACAGCCTGGACTTCTGCCGGAAAAATAAGGGAATGGAAATCTATACCTGGTGCATCATGTCCAGCCACGTGCACCTCATCTTCCGGGCCAAAGACAATAACCCGAACATACTGCTGAAGGAACTGAAAACCTATACTTCCAAGCAGAAACATCCCCCTATCCCCTTCAAAAGGGGACTAAGTATAGCCGAACATAAACAGGAGAGCCGGAAGGAATGGATGCTCTGGCTGATGGAGCGGGCGGGCCTGAAGAACAGCAATGTAAAGCACCGGCAATTCTGGCAGCAACACAACCAACCTATCGAACTATGGAGCGCAGCCGTAATAGATCAGAAAATAAACTACATCCACAACAACCCTGTTGAAGCTGGCTTTGTGTCGGAGCCGCACCATTGGAAGTATAGCAGCGCCATAGATTTTAGAGGAGGTAAGGGTGTGCTGGAGATTGAAGTTGCAGTATAA
- a CDS encoding ArsR/SmtB family transcription factor, with product MRRDVFQAIADPTRRAIIGLIALQAMTPNAIAEHFDTSRQAVSKHLQILVECQLVKQEQQGREIYYQLEVAKMKEIDKWLDQFRKIWEDRFNQLDTIFSNIKQNKP from the coding sequence ATGAGAAGAGACGTTTTCCAGGCTATAGCAGACCCTACCCGAAGAGCCATTATCGGCTTAATTGCCTTGCAGGCCATGACTCCGAATGCTATAGCCGAACATTTTGATACCAGCAGGCAAGCTGTTTCAAAGCACTTGCAGATTCTTGTAGAATGCCAGCTTGTAAAACAGGAACAGCAGGGACGGGAGATTTACTATCAGCTTGAGGTTGCTAAGATGAAAGAAATTGACAAATGGTTGGACCAGTTCAGGAAGATCTGGGAAGACCGTTTCAACCAACTCGACACTATATTTTCTAACATAAAACAAAATAAGCCATGA
- a CDS encoding SRPBCC family protein, whose protein sequence is MKKDLEFEFSVNKENNTITVKREFAAELPLVWDAYTKSEILDQWWAPKPWKARTKTMDFREGGYWHYAMVGPEGEEHWALANYKTIDPKKRFTALDGFADAEGVVNTQLPQSKWEVSFTPEEEVTLVENLIIFDDLAQLEATIQMGFKEGLTSAMENLDTLLVAQKQEA, encoded by the coding sequence ATGAAAAAAGACCTTGAATTCGAGTTCTCCGTGAACAAGGAAAACAACACGATTACAGTTAAAAGGGAGTTTGCAGCAGAGCTCCCGCTTGTGTGGGATGCTTACACAAAAAGCGAGATTCTGGACCAATGGTGGGCGCCAAAACCCTGGAAAGCCCGAACCAAAACGATGGATTTCAGAGAAGGTGGCTACTGGCATTATGCCATGGTTGGCCCTGAAGGCGAAGAGCATTGGGCATTGGCTAACTACAAGACCATTGATCCTAAAAAGCGCTTTACCGCGCTGGATGGCTTTGCAGATGCCGAAGGAGTGGTAAACACGCAACTGCCGCAATCGAAGTGGGAGGTAAGCTTTACACCCGAAGAGGAAGTTACCTTAGTAGAGAACCTGATCATATTCGATGACCTGGCACAACTCGAAGCCACCATCCAGATGGGCTTTAAAGAAGGCCTGACCAGTGCAATGGAAAATCTTGATACATTACTGGTTGCTCAAAAACAGGAGGCCTAA